The sequence TGATTGAATTATTGGCAGGTGCCTTCATCAACATAGCAAAAGAGCTTTACTGCCCTTTCACAGCTCGATCACCATGAGAGTCATACAAATCAACCAACAATTAGCAGATTCCTTCCTAATACTAGTGTTCAATTTGAGATATAATACAGATTGTAGATTCATTACTGCATTTCAGAAAGAATCTTGCCTAGATTCTTTTGACTTTTCTTTTTCAATAGTTATAAATAATGCTTGAGTAAAAAGATGAAATGGATAGAAACAGAGAAaagatgaaaagaaaaggaaaagttcTAGAGAGGAGATAAATGATGGAAAACATAAAAATACACTTCATTAAATTGACCAAGCATTTTGCACATCAAGTTAAAAGTAAGAAATCCAGAAGTGGCCAAATGatcccaagatgaagttgacaGGAATTCCATTTTGCTAAGTCAATCAAGGATAGGTCTTCTCGAAGCATGCAAGGCAATGCAAACATTTATATGTTCAACATATTGTCAAAAAGCAAAGGAGCATTTAGCATGGAAgagaaaactaaaaataaacatTGATCTtgcagagaaaaataaaatggcTGTTCATACCTTCTGAATAGAAAGAATTAGCCCATGAATAAATCTTGGAGGAGTGCAGTTGATTCCAACAGCAACAACCCTTTTACATGAATTGGCGATAGAGGCACACTCAATTAATGAATCTCCACTTGCCACATTAATTCCATCCTTCGAGTTAAAAGAAAACCAAGCTGGAATCTTTATATTATTTTCCTCAAGAAGCTCAGCGTATGCCTGCAAAAGCACAGATCACAACTCATTTAACAATGACATGCTGAACCAAAATCTAGTGAAATTGTAACAAAAGAGTTTGCTGCAGATGATATGCACGAAACTTAGAAGAATCATTAGATTAATAGTAAAGCctagttataaaaatataaatgaaataTCACAATGTAAATATAAATGAAATATCAGAGTAAGATGTTCACAAAGTAGACTGGAGCTTATATTTAGGTTGTTGGACCGAGCTCTTTGGCTCTGTTTTCTATGTTGGTTGTATCCTTTGCTAATTTTCTCAGTTAATTGGATTGGACTGTGTCTGATCTTCTCTCAAAAAAAGATGCTCTGAAAGTACTGAATATTTGGTAGAACACAACATAAGCCCTTGGTGCAGCACTTAAGAAACAATTTGCAGAAAGCAGCTGGGTGTAACCTGATCGAACTTAGCTTCCTTGCCAcacattttgaaaaattaaatattatcaACATAATAGTAGAGCCTAATATGGTAACAATGACATGTCAAAAAGTTTATATGACATATCAGTTTAAAATACTAATATTCAGTTGATGGCATGCATTTTAAACATGTGTAAGCCTTAGTGCAAAATGATTTGCGGAAAGCAGCTGGGCATAacccatttttttaaaaaataaaaaaagaaaagacaaacaaATAAAGCTTATCAACTAGAATTTACCTGAGCTTCTATTTTATTTGGGATTGTTTCAAAGGCGATCAGATCAGCACCCGAATCTGCAAGCACCTGAAGTCTTCTCCTATGAAAATCTTTCAAAGTTTCAAGGGTAACTGCTTCACCATAGTCTCCACTACAAACATTAAATTATTCACATAAGAAAAGTCAACATTTCTCAGAGCGCATGCCAACACTAATAAAGTGACAATAGATAGCTCGGACGTCCCACCTATATTCAGAACCATCTGCCAAAAATGCTCCATAGCTTCCTATGGAGGCTGCCACCAAAACAGGATGTTGCTTGTACGTAGTTTCGTTGTCTTCAACATTATGAGAATGTTTAGAATACTCCTTCTGGAATACATCACGTGCTTCACAAGCAGTTTCAACACTTTTACGCAATAAATCTTCGCTTTCTTCCCTAGAAATACCTTTGGATTGAAATCCCTGAATGGTAGCCTGCACCAATTGAAATGATCACAATTAGAAGTGCACATGAGATGACGttatcaacaaaagaaaaaaaggaattaaaaaaaaaaaaagcaagcacACCTGATAGGATGCTGTGATCAAAACATTTGCACCTGCTTCAAGGTAGTCTAAATGGACCTGGTTTCATTAGGATGCAAAGGAATGGTGCATAAGAGAACAATGTGCTAATTTCTCAGGAAAATAATAAAGAGAAGGAAGGCAAATAATGACACCAGGGGTTTTTCTATAAAACATGCATTACAATGGTGTTACTTTTTAGAAGTTCAAGGgcaaaaaatgaagaaagaaaagaatgggCAGCCCGCAGCAGGCAGTCTCGATTTTAGGGTGTAAATATCCTGCTAAAGCATGCAGTTTTGGCATTATATCTCGTCATGACCCATGGAACAAAGTAATATCTAATAATACCCATTTTTCTCTTTCACGGAAAAACCAACCTATCGACTGCaaccttcctttcttccttcaagCAGGTCCagcccgagccttaggcgaccgaggcggtcgcctaggcCTTCGGGAGAGCTGCTCCAGCATAGGCTCGTAGGCATCCAGGCTCCAGCATGGCCATGGCAGCATCCAAGCGGCAGGCACGGCCACCGGGGTTACGGCTTACAGCCTATGGCTACAGAACAAGACGTCCTAGCCATCCCCATATGGACATAGCCCGTCTTCTCCAAGCGGACCAGGCTCCAGCGTAGCCCATCTTCTCCATCCGACCATCCGCCGTAAACCAGTAACCCAGATAACCAGTAAACCGCCGGGCTCACCCGTCTTCTtcagctcttcttcttcggttCTTGTCTTCTTGAGTTCTTCCTTCTTGTTCGGTGGTTCTTGAGTTCCTCCGTCCTCGGTAGTCGCCTAGTTGGTAGTCGGTCCTCCTTAGTTTAGTTCTTCCGAGTTTCATCGGCGTCCTTCACTCGTTTGGCCATTCGCCGTCCTCGGTAACTCGGTTCTCACAGTCTCACTTTGCCCGTTTGCCCCTGGCCCACTCGCCGTCCTCCCCGTCGGGCCGACACTCCGCACTCGGCCGAAGAGAGTGATGAGGGATCAAGGAGGCGGCATTGCCGGCATGACAGCGTGACTGCATCTCTTCTCCAGTTCTCCTTCTCGGCCCTCCGCCCTCTCCAAGTGAGCT is a genomic window of Phoenix dactylifera cultivar Barhee BC4 chromosome 4, palm_55x_up_171113_PBpolish2nd_filt_p, whole genome shotgun sequence containing:
- the LOC103711353 gene encoding homocysteine S-methyltransferase 2-like; translation: MGSGTTDPSALMREFLREAGGCAVLDGGLATELEANGADLNDPLWSAKCLISSPHLIRKVHLDYLEAGANVLITASYQATIQGFQSKGISREESEDLLRKSVETACEARDVFQKEYSKHSHNVEDNETTYKQHPVLVAASIGSYGAFLADGSEYSGDYGEAVTLETLKDFHRRRLQVLADSGADLIAFETIPNKIEAQAYAELLEENNIKIPAWFSFNSKDGINVASGDSLIECASIANSCKRVVAVGINCTPPRFIHGLILSIQKVTDKPILVYPNSGERYDADKKEWVVSTGVSDEDFVSNVGVWREAGASLIGGCCRTTPNTIRAISRALHSGYDVPQTSVP